From Oryctolagus cuniculus chromosome 17, mOryCun1.1, whole genome shotgun sequence, a single genomic window includes:
- the CYB5D2 gene encoding neuferricin isoform X3, with protein MEPSGFLSGRVCHSFYVIPQPPLRPSLLGAKLLQGNGFRCCSACSASLHVHKLCWKSTTMSQNQGVSFSPKGRDASRAFVTGDYSEAGLVDDVSDLSFSEMLTLQNWLSFYEKNYVFVGRVIGRFYSEDGQPTPELTHVEAMITKGLEANKQEWKEKQKFPPCNTEWSAARGSRFWCSQHSGGVSRDWIGVPRKLYKPGAKEPHCVCVRTTGPPSEEMLDNPTHRNRGDLDHPGLQEYPGCPPLAITCFFPL; from the exons ATGGAACCCTCGGGATTTTTGTCAGGGCGCGTCTGTCATAGCTTCTACGTCATTCCGCAGCCGCCTTTACGGCCATCTTTGTTGGGGGCGAAGCTCCTACAAGGCAATGGTTTTCGTTGCTGTTCCGCCTGCTCGGCATCCCTCCACGTCCACAAGCTATGCTGGAAAAGTACCACGATGAGTCAGAACCAGGGAGTGAGTTTTTCGCCCAAGG GCCGGGACGCCTCCAGAGCATTTGTGACCGGAGACTACTCTGAAGCAGGCCTCGTGGATGACGTCTCTGACTTGTCCTTCTCCGAGATGCTCACGCTGCAAAACTGGCTCTCGTTCTATGAGAAGAATTATGTATTTGTTG GAAGGGTGATAGGACGCTTCTACAGTGAGGATGGGCAGCCCACCCCAGAGCTGACTCACGTAGAAGCCATGATCACCAAAGGCTTGGAGGCCAATAAACAGGAgtggaaggagaagcagaagttCCCGCCATGCAACACCGAGTGGAGTGCGGCCAGGGGCAGCCGGTTCTGGTGTTCCCAACACAG TGGAGGGGTGAGCAGAGACTGGATTGGTGTCCCCAGGAAGCTGTATAAGCCAGGGGCCAAGGAGCCCCACTGCGTGTGTGTGAGAACCACCGGCCCCCCCAGTGAGGAGATGCTGGACAACCCCACCCACAGAAATCGTGGGGACCTGGACCACCCTGGCCTGCAGGAGTACCCAGgctgcccacctctggccatcaCGTGCTTCTTCCCACTCTGA
- the CYB5D2 gene encoding neuferricin isoform X2, with amino-acid sequence MLEKYHDESEPGSRDASRAFVTGDYSEAGLVDDVSDLSFSEMLTLQNWLSFYEKNYVFVGRVIGRFYSEDGQPTPELTHVEAMITKGLEANKQEWKEKQKFPPCNTEWSAARGSRFWCSQHSGGVSRDWIGVPRKLYKPGAKEPHCVCVRTTGPPSEEMLDNPTHRNRGDLDHPGLQEYPGCPPLAITCFFPL; translated from the exons ATGCTGGAAAAGTACCACGATGAGTCAGAACCAGGGA GCCGGGACGCCTCCAGAGCATTTGTGACCGGAGACTACTCTGAAGCAGGCCTCGTGGATGACGTCTCTGACTTGTCCTTCTCCGAGATGCTCACGCTGCAAAACTGGCTCTCGTTCTATGAGAAGAATTATGTATTTGTTG GAAGGGTGATAGGACGCTTCTACAGTGAGGATGGGCAGCCCACCCCAGAGCTGACTCACGTAGAAGCCATGATCACCAAAGGCTTGGAGGCCAATAAACAGGAgtggaaggagaagcagaagttCCCGCCATGCAACACCGAGTGGAGTGCGGCCAGGGGCAGCCGGTTCTGGTGTTCCCAACACAG TGGAGGGGTGAGCAGAGACTGGATTGGTGTCCCCAGGAAGCTGTATAAGCCAGGGGCCAAGGAGCCCCACTGCGTGTGTGTGAGAACCACCGGCCCCCCCAGTGAGGAGATGCTGGACAACCCCACCCACAGAAATCGTGGGGACCTGGACCACCCTGGCCTGCAGGAGTACCCAGgctgcccacctctggccatcaCGTGCTTCTTCCCACTCTGA
- the CYB5D2 gene encoding neuferricin isoform X1 yields the protein MQRLCGRGLLLSLAVAAAAVMAARLMGWWRPRASFRLFIPEELARYRGGPGDPGLYLALLGRVYDVSSGRRHYEPGAHYSGFAGRDASRAFVTGDYSEAGLVDDVSDLSFSEMLTLQNWLSFYEKNYVFVGRVIGRFYSEDGQPTPELTHVEAMITKGLEANKQEWKEKQKFPPCNTEWSAARGSRFWCSQHSGGVSRDWIGVPRKLYKPGAKEPHCVCVRTTGPPSEEMLDNPTHRNRGDLDHPGLQEYPGCPPLAITCFFPL from the exons ATGCAGAGGCTCTGCGGGCGTGGGCTCTTGCTGAGcctggcggtggcggcggcggcggtaaTGGCAGCGCGGCTAATGGGCTGGTGGCGTCCGCGCGCTAGCTTCCGCCTTTTCATACCGGAGGAGCTGGCTCGCTACCGGGGCGGCCCGGGAGACCCGGGCCTCTATCTGGCGTTGCTCGGCCGCGTCTACGATGTGTCTTCTGGCCGGAGGCACTACGAGCCTGGGGCCCACTATAGCGGCTTCGCAG GCCGGGACGCCTCCAGAGCATTTGTGACCGGAGACTACTCTGAAGCAGGCCTCGTGGATGACGTCTCTGACTTGTCCTTCTCCGAGATGCTCACGCTGCAAAACTGGCTCTCGTTCTATGAGAAGAATTATGTATTTGTTG GAAGGGTGATAGGACGCTTCTACAGTGAGGATGGGCAGCCCACCCCAGAGCTGACTCACGTAGAAGCCATGATCACCAAAGGCTTGGAGGCCAATAAACAGGAgtggaaggagaagcagaagttCCCGCCATGCAACACCGAGTGGAGTGCGGCCAGGGGCAGCCGGTTCTGGTGTTCCCAACACAG TGGAGGGGTGAGCAGAGACTGGATTGGTGTCCCCAGGAAGCTGTATAAGCCAGGGGCCAAGGAGCCCCACTGCGTGTGTGTGAGAACCACCGGCCCCCCCAGTGAGGAGATGCTGGACAACCCCACCCACAGAAATCGTGGGGACCTGGACCACCCTGGCCTGCAGGAGTACCCAGgctgcccacctctggccatcaCGTGCTTCTTCCCACTCTGA
- the CYB5D2 gene encoding neuferricin isoform X4 gives MLTLQNWLSFYEKNYVFVGRVIGRFYSEDGQPTPELTHVEAMITKGLEANKQEWKEKQKFPPCNTEWSAARGSRFWCSQHSGGVSRDWIGVPRKLYKPGAKEPHCVCVRTTGPPSEEMLDNPTHRNRGDLDHPGLQEYPGCPPLAITCFFPL, from the exons ATGCTCACGCTGCAAAACTGGCTCTCGTTCTATGAGAAGAATTATGTATTTGTTG GAAGGGTGATAGGACGCTTCTACAGTGAGGATGGGCAGCCCACCCCAGAGCTGACTCACGTAGAAGCCATGATCACCAAAGGCTTGGAGGCCAATAAACAGGAgtggaaggagaagcagaagttCCCGCCATGCAACACCGAGTGGAGTGCGGCCAGGGGCAGCCGGTTCTGGTGTTCCCAACACAG TGGAGGGGTGAGCAGAGACTGGATTGGTGTCCCCAGGAAGCTGTATAAGCCAGGGGCCAAGGAGCCCCACTGCGTGTGTGTGAGAACCACCGGCCCCCCCAGTGAGGAGATGCTGGACAACCCCACCCACAGAAATCGTGGGGACCTGGACCACCCTGGCCTGCAGGAGTACCCAGgctgcccacctctggccatcaCGTGCTTCTTCCCACTCTGA